The proteins below are encoded in one region of Helianthus annuus cultivar XRQ/B chromosome 2, HanXRQr2.0-SUNRISE, whole genome shotgun sequence:
- the LOC110926202 gene encoding NADPH-dependent aldehyde reductase-like protein, chloroplastic: protein MAAHITQSQPLQLQDRVAIVTGGSGGIGKAISLHLASLGAKLVINDVSSSNQSDLVVSEINTKFPSLSQSPRAVFVKADISDPIQVKNLFDEAESAFNSPLYIFVNVAGILDSSKSSIADSSLDNFDRTFAVNTRGAYLCCKEAANRLKQGGGGRIICVTSSLVVALRPGTGPYAASKAAVETMVKILAKELKGTRITANCVAPGAIATNLLFEGISEAELNIAVDESPFGRLGEPEDVAPVVGFLASDAAEWVNGQIVRVTGGDV from the exons ATGGCTGCCCATATCACCCAATCTCAGCCCCTCCAACTCCAGGACCGGGTTGCAATCGTTACGGGCGGATCAGGCGGCATTGGCAAAGCCATCTCACTCCACCTTGCATCCCTCGGCGCAAAGCTTGTCATCAATGACGTTTCGAGTTCCAACCAATCGGATTTAGTAGTCTCGGAAATTAATACCAAATTCCCATCCCTATCGCAATCTCCACGGGCGGTTTTTGTCAAAGCTGATATTTCTGATCCAATTCAAGTGAAAAACCTCTTCGACGAAGCGGAATCCGCCTTCAATTCTCCTTTATATATTTTTGTCAATGTTGCAGGCATCCTAGACTCCTCTAAGTCGTCAATTGCGGATTCCTCCCTCGATAATTTCGATCGGACGTTTGCGGTGAACACGAGAGGCGCTTACTTGTGTTGTAAGGAAGCCGCGAACCGGCTGAAACAAGGAG gtGGAGGAAGGATTATTTGTGTGACTTCATCATTGGTGGTGGCTTTGAGACCGGGTACCGGGCCGTATGCAGCATCTAAAGCGGCAGTTGAAACTATGGTCAAGATTCTAGCTAAGGAACTCAAGGGGACGAGGATCACAGCGAATTGTGTAGCTCCGGGGGCTATCGCCACAAATTTGCTTTTCGAAGGGATAAGTGAGGCGGAGCTAAATATAGCGGTTGATGAGAGTCCATTTGGTAGGCTTGGGGAGCCGGAGGATGTTGCTCCGGTGGTTGGGTTCTTGGCTAGCGATGCCGCAGAGTGGGTTAACGGTCAGATTGTTCGTGTTACCGGTGGTgatgtttga